The DNA region CCAATGATCAGAAGCAATGTTGCAACATCTTAGCGTAGACTTGTACATTGTAATTATTGATTCACCAACCCAATTCTTCAGGTTTGGTTCGTCCAAAATGATCATGCAATGCCTAACAACGTTAATTATTTGTTCCCAATCTTAATATTCTAGCTTATTAGCTGAAATCATCAAAGAGCGGTGGATTATAAAGTACAAGTCATCCAAATTATGCAGCTAGGTACACTTCAGTTCAAGTTCTACTCCTACCTAACTGGAGAAAATTTGTCAGTACTAGCCAAATTCATAGGAACTATCATTCAATGAACGATAAACCGTAGCTATCTAACGAACAAAAAAAACTGCAAATGGattgcaaattttatttagTTATAGTAAGAAAAATGCTGGCCAAATAGATGAAAGAAAACACCGCGCTATCTTTTTTTTTAACACTAGTCCCATATTTTTTGCACTAAACATCTCCCATGAGAAGGAAAGGCCTCTATGCTAATTCTTACCTCTGTCCGCTATCATTAAGGTGTGAAATGCACAATCATTGCACATAACCTGCTGTTTCAAATGGTCAGCATCCCCTGATTTCTCTTGAGCTACTAGGCGGAAAACACAATAACCACATGGTCTTATTAATTATTTAGTATAACTTTGGTAATTGACGAACCAGATGACTTGTTCAGCATTTATCTAAAGTTCCAAATTAACAACCTACACGCATGTACTTAGttttacaaaaaaaaaactgtTTTTGGCTATCTATGTAGTATATGCTTAGGTAGAATCCGTTTTCTGAAGCGATAACTCAATATTCCATTGCCTTTCGTGGTGGGATGCAATAGTTGAATCAAATGATCACAAAGCACATGATCATCCAAGCATTGACCCGCGCATTGCAATAGTTAACGTTTGATTCACCAACTCACATTCTTCTGGCTCTATTCATCCAAAATGATCAAGCTAGCAACGTCCCTAACTAACTCATCATCTCCACGCAATCTAAACTAGCTTAGCTAACATTGACAACAAATGGTGGATTATATGAGTAGGAACTACTCTATATATAACTTACGCAGTTAAACCAACCAGAAATGATTGTTAATTAGTCATAGTGGAGCATCCATTACTAGGTCATGATCTGCATGGACGCAAAACCTGAAGTTGGTTACGTGATAGATTAATGGGCAAGAGGCAAGGAAAAACACCTAGCAGTCAGTCATTAGGTCGTGCAAGTCAAAGGCGTGTGCTGGTGCGCTAAGGTCGTTGCAACAGGTATAGATGACACCTTTCTTGTGTAACACACTATTCACTGTCACCACCAACGAAAATTCATGTCTCCGACGGGTTGCTCAGTCATGCTACAGAAATCACATAGTATGGGATGGGCAGAGTTTCAACTAATATGGAAGAAATTCAGGCTAGCTGATGGTTTGTCGCAATGCGAATTCATCTTCTCAACGGATTAAGCAGATAAGGTATCTAAATTAAGGTAATTAGAATCTCTGAACTTATATAATTAAAGCCAGCATCCATGATTAATTCCATCTCCAGAGTCAGGCCCTGGAGCTTAGCCTGGCAGCCAGTCCGGTGGTGGATTATGCACCTGAGCCCATGTGCTTGCTTCGATGGAAGTGGGACACGGATTTCTTGAGTCCTGACTAGGTTCTGACGCAAGGCACGAGACGACCACCACCATCCTCCCAATCCCGAACCTAATGCGAGTACGGAATTCTCGTCAGTTCCTTTCTTGGTTATAGCCTCGACAGAGTACCGGCGTCCCCATCTCCATGCATCTCATTCCAAAATCTCTCAAAAACTGTTAGCCTTCCATTACATTGCCCGGCCATCTCGTCCTCATCACGAACACACCTTCCCTTCCATCTCCGGTGGATATGGTCAAGTCCCCGATTTTGTCCACGCTCGTCCTTGCGGCGTGCGTCGCGCTCGCCACGGCCCAGGGGTCTCCGGGCACCGCCACGTTCTACGGCGGAGCCGACGGCTCTGGCACCATGGGTAAGCTACTAAGCTTGGTGGAAGCCTTGCACTTTGGTTGGCAACCGTCTCACATTTTGCTAGCTTCGCGCGTACTAATGGATTGCGCGGTGGTATGCAGGTGGCGCGTGCGGGTACGGCAACCTCTACGACTCCGGGTACGGCGTGCTGAACGCGGCGCTGAGCGAGACGCTGTTCAGCGACGGCGCGTCGTGCGGGCAGTGCTACACCATCTCGTGCGACGGGTCGCGCCCGGGCGGCGAGTACTGCAAGCCCGGCACGTCGATCACGGTCTCGGCCACCAACCTGTGCCCGGCCAACTACGCGCTGCCCAACGGCGGGTGGTGCGGCCCGGGGCGCCCCCACTTCGACATGGCGCAGCCGGCGTGGGAGCACATCGGCGTCTACCAGGCCGGCATCATCCCCGTGGTGTACCAGCAGGTCAAGTgctcgcgcggcggcggcgtgcgcttCAGCATCGCCGGGTGCAACTACTTCCTGCTCATCAACATCCAGAACCTCGGCGGCAGCGGCTCCGTGGGCGCCGCGTGGATCAAGGGCGACAGCACGGGGTGGATCCAGATGTCAAGGAACTGGGGAGCCAACTGGCAGGCCCTCGCCGGGCTCGTCGGCCAGGGGCTCAGCTTTGCCGTGACCAGCACCGGCGGGCAGTACATCCAGTTCCTCAACGTCGTGCCGGCGTGGTGGCAGTTCGGCGAGACCTACACCACCAACAAGAACTACTACTACTAAAACGTGCAAGCAGCAGAGTGCTCGATCCCCGTCATCATTAATTTCTTGCGGTTCGGCCGAATTGAGAGTGGATCGTCGTGATTTGGACGGAGTGGCTGGACTTGCCATGGCTTCCTTGGCGACCGCCGGCTTGACCGCGGCATCTCCCCTATATCATGCACCGACTGCAGGAGAAAATGGCAAGGGAAGTAGAGGTTTACAATGGGCCACATATACCTTAAATCCTACTACATTTTTTTTCAATGCTGTAGATATTTTCACACATTATGTGTTCCGATGACGCGTAATGCACATATTTCATTAAAAAGCAGAGTTTACAAAGGGACCACATGTCAGAGATTATGCCACCGCCACAAGAAAAAACAGAGTATTCCAATTCAGAT from Panicum hallii strain FIL2 chromosome 9, PHallii_v3.1, whole genome shotgun sequence includes:
- the LOC112877236 gene encoding expansin-A31-like codes for the protein MVKSPILSTLVLAACVALATAQGSPGTATFYGGADGSGTMGGACGYGNLYDSGYGVLNAALSETLFSDGASCGQCYTISCDGSRPGGEYCKPGTSITVSATNLCPANYALPNGGWCGPGRPHFDMAQPAWEHIGVYQAGIIPVVYQQVKCSRGGGVRFSIAGCNYFLLINIQNLGGSGSVGAAWIKGDSTGWIQMSRNWGANWQALAGLVGQGLSFAVTSTGGQYIQFLNVVPAWWQFGETYTTNKNYYY